From the Natronococcus sp. AD-5 genome, one window contains:
- a CDS encoding sulfite exporter TauE/SafE family protein, with the protein MGRKEARADGRRDRTRLRVLDSLVATAPHRDLDYIDYRLGLLLILGMTVGIEIGKRTLLALTTVELTDLVVSLPYVLLAAVGLYVVYNGQHPAIETGGASVLNPRVPSISSESARHRPCCSGTAARYRDESFSRSE; encoded by the coding sequence GTGGGTCGAAAGGAAGCTCGCGCCGACGGTCGTCGGGACCGGACTCGCCTTCGTGTTCTGGACTCGCTCGTTGCGACGGCGCCCCATCGCGATCTCGATTACATCGATTACCGCCTCGGGCTGCTGCTGATTCTCGGAATGACCGTCGGCATCGAAATCGGGAAGCGAACGTTGCTGGCGCTGACGACTGTCGAGCTCACGGACCTCGTCGTCAGTCTCCCCTACGTCCTCCTCGCGGCGGTCGGGCTGTACGTCGTCTACAACGGACAACACCCCGCGATCGAGACTGGTGGAGCGTCGGTGCTCAATCCTCGGGTTCCGTCCATCTCGAGCGAGTCCGCACGCCACCGACCATGTTGCTCCGGGACCGCGGCGAGGTATCGAGATGAGTCGTTCTCGCGATCGGAGTGA
- a CDS encoding ArsR family transcriptional regulator produces the protein MLEFPTFAVYNLAIGAVTGVGLLYFLFFRPTVVDYHRHLLFTVSGILLFLVGGPLTELLVPSLVHWVHGTASVLVVIGLYSPVTSELRQDAWADVLLRNPERVRQSDEWMLPVDDAILELFHSKELVLTPAIIAYNIDYSREEVNRRLVELESRGFVREGRARKVPDNEPRKPVHRGQTPE, from the coding sequence GTGCTCGAGTTCCCCACGTTCGCCGTCTACAACCTCGCGATCGGAGCGGTAACGGGCGTCGGACTGCTGTACTTCCTCTTCTTCAGGCCGACCGTCGTCGACTACCACCGCCATTTGCTGTTTACGGTCTCGGGCATACTGCTGTTCCTCGTTGGCGGGCCGCTGACGGAACTGCTGGTCCCGTCGCTGGTCCACTGGGTCCACGGTACCGCGTCGGTACTCGTCGTGATCGGTCTCTACAGTCCGGTGACGAGCGAGCTTCGGCAAGACGCGTGGGCCGACGTCCTCCTCCGGAATCCGGAACGGGTCCGGCAGTCGGACGAGTGGATGCTCCCCGTCGACGACGCGATCCTCGAGCTCTTCCACTCGAAAGAACTGGTGCTGACGCCGGCGATCATCGCGTACAACATCGACTACAGCCGCGAGGAGGTGAACCGTCGGTTGGTCGAACTCGAGTCTCGAGGCTTCGTTCGCGAAGGTCGAGCGCGGAAAGTACCGGATAACGAGCCTCGGAAACCAGTACATCGAGGGCAGACTCCCGAGTGA
- a CDS encoding four-helix bundle copper-binding protein, with product MALTQIDHLSDEMAECTDNCFEAAQACEWCADECLDHGEKMARCVRLCRDVADLTTMHARFMARNSAYHSGLAEQCADACEECADECEQFDHEHCQVCADVLRECAESCRNMASA from the coding sequence ATGGCACTGACCCAGATCGACCACCTGAGCGACGAGATGGCGGAGTGTACGGACAACTGCTTCGAGGCGGCACAGGCCTGCGAGTGGTGTGCCGACGAGTGTCTCGACCACGGCGAAAAGATGGCTCGCTGCGTCCGCCTCTGTCGGGACGTCGCCGATCTCACGACGATGCATGCCCGCTTCATGGCCCGAAACTCCGCGTACCATAGCGGACTCGCGGAGCAGTGTGCAGACGCGTGTGAAGAATGCGCCGACGAATGCGAGCAGTTCGATCACGAGCACTGTCAGGTGTGTGCCGACGTGCTGCGCGAGTGCGCGGAGTCCTGTCGGAACATGGCGTCGGCCTGA
- a CDS encoding SPW repeat domain-containing protein — MLPRTVSAATAVLGIWMIAAQVVLGASATFQWTVAVTGALIGTLSGCAHRLERGDRSVVRPAAAATTLFGIWLLIAPFLFRVDGIQRWNAVIVGVLVTSLAGYNVYITARLRDEGPPVGSGTKNP; from the coding sequence ATGTTACCCAGAACCGTTTCGGCGGCCACGGCGGTCCTCGGGATCTGGATGATCGCCGCGCAGGTCGTTCTCGGCGCATCGGCCACGTTCCAGTGGACTGTCGCCGTCACCGGTGCCCTGATCGGAACGCTGTCGGGTTGCGCTCACCGGCTTGAGCGGGGCGACCGGTCGGTCGTTCGGCCCGCCGCGGCAGCGACGACCCTCTTCGGGATCTGGCTGCTGATCGCCCCGTTCCTCTTCCGGGTCGACGGGATACAACGGTGGAACGCCGTGATCGTCGGCGTCCTCGTCACGTCGCTGGCCGGGTACAACGTCTATATCACTGCGCGACTGCGCGACGAGGGACCGCCCGTCGGGTCGGGTACGAAGAACCCGTAA
- a CDS encoding SHOCT domain-containing protein — translation MATEDSLTRALLIVIATILLLPVLVMALAMPMMGVWGGGHMWNGGAWDGTGATWMWLLMSVIPLLVILGLGYLLYSAVRQSGTRETDPALEELRAAYARGDLTDEEFEERRERLRRER, via the coding sequence ATGGCGACCGAGGATTCACTGACACGGGCGTTGTTGATAGTTATCGCCACGATCCTCCTGCTCCCGGTACTCGTGATGGCGCTCGCGATGCCGATGATGGGCGTCTGGGGCGGGGGCCACATGTGGAACGGCGGCGCGTGGGACGGTACCGGCGCGACGTGGATGTGGTTGCTCATGTCGGTGATTCCGTTACTAGTGATTCTCGGGCTCGGATATCTCCTGTACAGCGCGGTTCGGCAGTCGGGGACACGGGAGACGGACCCTGCTCTCGAGGAACTGCGAGCCGCCTACGCTCGTGGCGATCTCACCGACGAGGAGTTCGAGGAGCGCCGCGAGCGCCTGCGAAGGGAACGGTAG
- a CDS encoding SHOCT domain-containing protein, whose protein sequence is MIELRDALGRSAGRATVSGAVFLVAATATASAQTHGGGGGPMGGWDGFGGWMFLWPILLLGLLALLVVWAGSRRRGDRTVHIDRSDHGDRTLEQLRERYARGEFSDEEFERRRRNLQSYTND, encoded by the coding sequence ATGATTGAACTACGCGATGCACTCGGACGGTCTGCGGGGCGAGCGACGGTGTCCGGCGCCGTCTTCCTCGTCGCCGCGACCGCGACGGCGTCCGCACAGACTCACGGCGGCGGTGGCGGACCAATGGGCGGCTGGGACGGCTTCGGCGGCTGGATGTTCCTCTGGCCGATCCTCCTGCTCGGCCTGCTTGCGCTACTGGTCGTCTGGGCCGGCAGCCGGCGCCGAGGCGACCGCACCGTGCATATCGATCGATCCGACCACGGCGACCGAACACTCGAGCAACTCCGCGAGCGCTACGCACGCGGTGAGTTCTCGGACGAAGAGTTCGAGCGACGACGACGTAACCTGCAATCATATACCAATGACTGA
- a CDS encoding thioredoxin family protein, which produces MSDTMDDERQRIREQKKRELQERLENGGSLEAVQADDKSEAPDEPIAITGQGHLDEVVAEYDVVLVDCYADWCGPCQMMEPTIEALAAETNAAVAKVDVDRHQRIAQQLGARGVPTLVLYADGQPVDRTVGAQDRGTLEGLIEQHA; this is translated from the coding sequence ATGAGTGACACCATGGACGACGAACGGCAGCGGATACGCGAGCAGAAGAAACGAGAGCTACAAGAACGCCTCGAGAACGGCGGGAGCCTCGAGGCGGTCCAGGCTGACGACAAGAGCGAGGCGCCCGACGAGCCGATCGCGATTACGGGGCAGGGTCACCTCGACGAGGTCGTCGCGGAGTACGACGTCGTTCTCGTTGACTGTTACGCCGACTGGTGTGGCCCCTGTCAAATGATGGAACCGACGATCGAGGCCCTCGCCGCGGAGACCAACGCCGCCGTCGCGAAGGTCGACGTCGATCGACACCAGCGGATTGCCCAGCAACTGGGTGCTCGCGGCGTCCCGACGCTGGTCCTCTACGCCGACGGCCAGCCGGTCGATCGCACGGTCGGCGCTCAGGACCGCGGAACGCTGGAGGGCCTGATCGAGCAACACGCGTAG